One genomic region from Magallana gigas chromosome 3, xbMagGiga1.1, whole genome shotgun sequence encodes:
- the LOC105331036 gene encoding uncharacterized protein isoform X2, with protein sequence MQRSDFIRCSGRSCCKFVYITAPKDIIITRIDLGSCITRQDRQLYTVYYNNNQSKQTLYEDRCCYGDIYVIYDCPPHACPKTTLRTTTTGIRAASSTHSGTPPSSDPPEVPTPSDPKNTSVLFIILVCSALLIILGVAALMYRRYRKLRLAPVKKLPDNYEYSVIQESRITETVDDSISPTTTNYFVLEVTERPRPPTTSPSSNTAPTPCSSSEYETVQLNIEPEKPSEGVYNTLRENSTQPDDVTDNYSRFADFNHEYCHLQR encoded by the exons ATGCAAAGATCCGATTTTATAAGATGTTCTGGACGTAGCTGCTGTAAATTTGTATATATAACGGCTCCAAAGGACATCATCATCACGAGAATTGATCTTGGTTCTTGTATCACAAGACAGGATAGACAACTTTATACGGTTTATTACAACAATAACCAATCAAAGCAGACTCTGTATGAGGACCGTTGCTGTTATGGCGACATCTATGTGATATATG ATTGTCCTCCTCATGCATGCCCAAAAACAACTCTGCGTACAACCACAACAGGAATACGAGCAGCGTCTTCAACCCATTCAGGGACCCCTCCCTCTTCTGATCCTCCAGAAGTCCCCACCCCATCGGATCCCAAGAACACTTCGGTACTGTTCATCATTCTTGTGTGTTCAGCATTGCTAATTATCCTGGGGGTCGCTGCACTGATGTATAGACGTTACAG GAAATTAAGGTTGGCACCGGTGAAAAAG CTACCAGATAATTACGAGTACTCAGTTATACAAGAATCTAGAATCACCGAGACGGTTGATGACAGCATATCGCCAACGACCACCAACTACTTTGTTTTAGAGGTGACAGAAAGACCACGCCCACCCACAACAAGTCCAAGTTCCAATACAGCGCCCACCCCTTGTTCATCAAGTGAGTATGAAACCGTTCAACTGAATATCGAACCAGAAAAGCCAAGCGAGGGTGTATATAACACATTGCGTGAAAATAGCACACAACCAGATGATGTAACGGACAACTACAGTCGTtttgcagactttaatcacGAGTATTGTCACTTACAAAGATGA
- the LOC105331036 gene encoding uncharacterized protein isoform X1, whose translation MQRSDFIRCSGRSCCKFVYITAPKDIIITRIDLGSCITRQDRQLYTVYYNNNQSKQTLYEDRCCYGDIYVIYDCPPHACPKTTLRTTTTGIRAASSTHSGTPPSSDPPEVPTPSDPKNTSVLFIILVCSALLIILGVAALMYRRYRKLRLAPVKKSKCNVNLGYIFQLPDNYEYSVIQESRITETVDDSISPTTTNYFVLEVTERPRPPTTSPSSNTAPTPCSSSEYETVQLNIEPEKPSEGVYNTLRENSTQPDDVTDNYSRFADFNHEYCHLQR comes from the exons ATGCAAAGATCCGATTTTATAAGATGTTCTGGACGTAGCTGCTGTAAATTTGTATATATAACGGCTCCAAAGGACATCATCATCACGAGAATTGATCTTGGTTCTTGTATCACAAGACAGGATAGACAACTTTATACGGTTTATTACAACAATAACCAATCAAAGCAGACTCTGTATGAGGACCGTTGCTGTTATGGCGACATCTATGTGATATATG ATTGTCCTCCTCATGCATGCCCAAAAACAACTCTGCGTACAACCACAACAGGAATACGAGCAGCGTCTTCAACCCATTCAGGGACCCCTCCCTCTTCTGATCCTCCAGAAGTCCCCACCCCATCGGATCCCAAGAACACTTCGGTACTGTTCATCATTCTTGTGTGTTCAGCATTGCTAATTATCCTGGGGGTCGCTGCACTGATGTATAGACGTTACAG GAAATTAAGGTTGGCACCGGTGAAAAAG TCAAAGTGTAATGTAAATCTGGGATACATTTTCCAGCTACCAGATAATTACGAGTACTCAGTTATACAAGAATCTAGAATCACCGAGACGGTTGATGACAGCATATCGCCAACGACCACCAACTACTTTGTTTTAGAGGTGACAGAAAGACCACGCCCACCCACAACAAGTCCAAGTTCCAATACAGCGCCCACCCCTTGTTCATCAAGTGAGTATGAAACCGTTCAACTGAATATCGAACCAGAAAAGCCAAGCGAGGGTGTATATAACACATTGCGTGAAAATAGCACACAACCAGATGATGTAACGGACAACTACAGTCGTtttgcagactttaatcacGAGTATTGTCACTTACAAAGATGA